In the genome of uncultured Paludibaculum sp., the window CCCGGAAACGAGTGTAAACCCACGAGACGCCAAGCAGAATAATGCCCAGCGCCATGAACGAGAGAATCCGGGGCAATGTCTCCAGATTTCGTAAATCATAGAGAAATAGCTTCAAAATGCAGCTCAAAAGCAACACCAGACCGGTGAGCCGCAGGACCCGCTCCCGCACGGGAAAGCCGGCCGCCAACAGAAGTACGCCCTGCAGGCCCCAGGCCACGGTCAGACCGCTGCCTGACACCTCGCGATACAGCAGGGCGGACAGCAGAAAGCTGCCCAACAGACTGAAGTAGGCCCTGGGCCGCTGCTCCCGAGGAGCCAGGAACTCCTGCGCGTACAACGCCGTGATCACGATACCGGCCGTCCAGAGCCGGGAAGGCAGCCCTCCAAAACTCTGCGGATCGTCGAAATTGGACGCGACGCAGCGCACCGCCGCTGCCCCAGCGAGAAAATAGCTTTGCCAGCGCCAATCAGCCACGGAGAAGCGCTGACCCACCAACAACAAAGCCAACCCCAACAGCGACCAGCCGACGACCGTCAGCACGTGTCCCATCTCAAAGCGCATCAGAATCGCGATGGCGCTCGTGGCCAGCCACAAATGCACGCGCAGCCAGGGCCAGGCGTCTTCCCGGCTGCGACGGCAGAGGTAGAGGAATGCGCCGGAGACCGGGGTGATCGTCACCAGGCGGTGCGAAAGGCCGCCGGTTTCCCCGGCGTTCGTGAAATTCGCGAAGAACAACCGGCCGAAGGCCATGCCCGCGACTAGGTGGCCCAGCATCCGCAAGTGGATGTGGGCAAAGCGAAAACCGGTCTCCACCAGAACCAGCGCCAACGCCATCCAGGCCACCGCCACCGTGACATCAGGCAGTTGCGTCCAGGAGACGATCAGGACGAAGGTGGTGGCCGCCATGGCGCCCAAGGTGCTGGGCCAGAGCTTTGCTTCCCTGCTCCAAAGGCGCAGAGCCATCCAGTAGCCTAGCGAGGCCGCACCCAATAGGGTGACCCACTCGCTGGTGGCCGCCGGACGCTGGAATCTGTCGAAGACGCCGAACAGGACAGCAGCCACGGCCAGCAGCCACGCCATATAGGCCTGGCGCCGGAAATCCGAGGCCTTGCGCCAGAAGCTGAGCTCCAGCAGGACTGCGGTCCAGGAGGTCCACACCAAGCCCAGCCAGCGCTTCGGAGTTTCGGCACCCAGCACCAGTTGGACCAGAGCCGATCCGACGTAACCGTAGGGAATGGAGACGGTTCGGAGCTCCCGGTTGACGTAGGCCACCACGGCGAGCAACAGCGCCGCGGGGGTCCAGTTGTGGAAGGTGAGGCCACCCCAGGTGACCTGAGCCGAGGCATCCGTAATAGTCACGAACATCCTCAGCAGCGCTCCGCCGAAGACGATGGCGGCGAGCCATTCCATGAACCGCAGCCGCCAGCGCCAGGCGGCCAGAAACAGCAGTTCGGCCTCCAGCCCCAACAAAACACTGCCCCACGCACCGCCCGCATGACGGACGATCGAGAGCGCGGCCAGCGCCGAGGCGAGCACAATCGAGTACTGGTAGGCATTCGCGCGCAGACGTCCGCGCAGCACGGAATCAGCCAGGTAGAGCAGCGCCGCCGACGCCAGAAACTGCGGAAGGTGGCTGGGGTCGGCCTTCTCCCATTTGGCCGCCGACAGCACCAGAAAGCCGATGGCGTTGAGGGGGAAGATCAGCGCGGAATAGGCGGGTCGCGGATCCTCGGCCCGCAACTGCAACAGATCGAAGGCCTCGAAGATGACCCACAGCGCCAGGAGGAAGGCTTGGGTGGTCCATAGCGGCGAACCCTGATCCCCATGCGCGACGATGATGCCGTAAGTTGCAGCCACGCTCAGGACGCCGATGGCATGCCAGCGCAAACGGTCGGCCAGGTAGAGCAATGCGCCGGAAAGCGGGAGCAAAGCCCCAACGCCCAGTTGTTTCGAAGGCGACAGTGCGAGGGCCGCGTAAGCGCTGGCGGCGGCGACGGCCGTGACGGTCTGGCTTTGATACCGCAGGGAGTGCGCGATCATCGCCCCGGCCACGGCCACCAGCAGCAGGGCGCCCAGCGTCGGGTTCTGAATGATCTTCGCGGCGTCGATGG includes:
- a CDS encoding DUF2339 domain-containing protein; this encodes MEWVFIFGLAVALWMSRRRVSHLEGLIGDLTARIYALEQMPVQTRDMTPRPVAPPLPVDTAPPNPVEMPEPPEEVPIPLWGPPRLEPDADPEPVPVYETEPEPVFAYEPGPSLADRVKKMVGDDEWESLVGGSLLNKLGAFVLVIGLVLFLGYSFTQMGPAARVAVSLGVSGALLAGGFYVERMQRYRVFAWGLLGAGWACLYATTYAMYAIDAAKIIQNPTLGALLLVAVAGAMIAHSLRYQSQTVTAVAAASAYAALALSPSKQLGVGALLPLSGALLYLADRLRWHAIGVLSVAATYGIIVAHGDQGSPLWTTQAFLLALWVIFEAFDLLQLRAEDPRPAYSALIFPLNAIGFLVLSAAKWEKADPSHLPQFLASAALLYLADSVLRGRLRANAYQYSIVLASALAALSIVRHAGGAWGSVLLGLEAELLFLAAWRWRLRFMEWLAAIVFGGALLRMFVTITDASAQVTWGGLTFHNWTPAALLLAVVAYVNRELRTVSIPYGYVGSALVQLVLGAETPKRWLGLVWTSWTAVLLELSFWRKASDFRRQAYMAWLLAVAAVLFGVFDRFQRPAATSEWVTLLGAASLGYWMALRLWSREAKLWPSTLGAMAATTFVLIVSWTQLPDVTVAVAWMALALVLVETGFRFAHIHLRMLGHLVAGMAFGRLFFANFTNAGETGGLSHRLVTITPVSGAFLYLCRRSREDAWPWLRVHLWLATSAIAILMRFEMGHVLTVVGWSLLGLALLLVGQRFSVADWRWQSYFLAGAAAVRCVASNFDDPQSFGGLPSRLWTAGIVITALYAQEFLAPREQRPRAYFSLLGSFLLSALLYREVSGSGLTVAWGLQGVLLLAAGFPVRERVLRLTGLVLLLSCILKLFLYDLRNLETLPRILSFMALGIILLGVSWVYTRFRERVRKLL